From a region of the Corallococcus coralloides DSM 2259 genome:
- a CDS encoding FHA domain-containing protein: MPDEDWSAPLSGEDSQDGGDPELYGDAEPVRSRTGETRVASIDAMRPEAEEPAEEEEDNSETTRAGPPVLMLVLDGPDKGRKKRFKGVRMVVGRSKDCDFALGDQTVSRRHLELVYGESGVVMRDLGGISGTQVNDQKVDECILKHGDEISVGKTRLRFVDEGELIKEMRAKAESGEAEDKKEEKKEEKKDPRLDEKTNANYKLADLMRDEKARKTGVPRPRPVRSSAREGFKITFKMKVGAAVGGLVLLMLIMGLALSGGNKPPPKPVVDPNQARAQELMQRARDKVRDGDYPDAVRFAQEAEKLRVGIDVDGVAKAAQQLQDIMDAFQATRDLMAENRYPDARAKLTATPQGTARTDEVRKKLEEELDSREQAYTLSLVEAALNERRPDDARTLIAELPQGTRSLYEQKLADLENQLAKEAQQAARQAGIRQAVAAENAKQRRAEFVAEAFQDVERRFNGGDFQRASLEVDRVMDKYRNEADIQARARNLKKLIPQFRSAFEEGQKKYENNALEASVKPLRRAVEVYRQIGFAGSLGDTLDNELASASVAAGQAAFKRKEYPLAGRSFREALRLNPGDSRARDGLDELQKKVEELYLSAYISRDRDPALATEQFKIVIEASADGADVKRKAEMALSELQKAGGS; this comes from the coding sequence GTGCCGGATGAAGACTGGTCCGCGCCGCTCTCCGGCGAGGACAGCCAGGACGGGGGAGATCCGGAGCTGTACGGCGACGCGGAGCCCGTTCGCTCGCGCACGGGCGAGACGCGGGTGGCCTCCATCGACGCCATGCGTCCGGAAGCGGAGGAGCCCGCCGAGGAGGAGGAGGACAACTCCGAGACGACGCGCGCCGGCCCCCCGGTGCTGATGCTGGTGCTGGACGGCCCGGACAAGGGGCGCAAGAAGCGCTTCAAGGGCGTGCGCATGGTGGTGGGGCGCAGCAAGGACTGCGACTTCGCCCTGGGCGACCAGACGGTGTCCCGGCGCCACCTGGAGCTCGTCTACGGCGAGAGCGGCGTGGTGATGCGCGACCTGGGCGGCATCTCCGGCACCCAGGTGAACGACCAGAAGGTCGACGAGTGCATCCTGAAGCACGGGGATGAAATCTCCGTGGGCAAGACGCGCCTGCGCTTCGTGGACGAGGGCGAGCTCATCAAGGAGATGCGCGCCAAGGCCGAGTCCGGCGAGGCGGAGGACAAGAAGGAGGAGAAGAAGGAGGAGAAGAAGGACCCGCGCCTGGATGAGAAGACCAACGCGAACTACAAGCTCGCGGACCTGATGCGCGACGAGAAGGCACGCAAGACGGGCGTGCCCCGTCCGCGTCCGGTGCGCTCGTCGGCGCGCGAGGGCTTCAAGATCACCTTCAAGATGAAGGTGGGCGCGGCGGTGGGTGGCCTGGTGCTCCTGATGCTGATCATGGGCCTGGCCCTGTCCGGCGGGAACAAGCCGCCGCCCAAGCCGGTGGTGGACCCCAACCAGGCGCGCGCCCAGGAGCTGATGCAGCGAGCGCGCGACAAGGTGCGCGACGGCGACTACCCGGACGCGGTGCGCTTCGCCCAGGAGGCGGAGAAGCTGCGCGTGGGCATCGACGTGGACGGCGTGGCCAAGGCGGCGCAGCAGCTGCAGGACATCATGGACGCCTTCCAGGCGACCCGGGACCTGATGGCGGAGAACCGCTACCCGGACGCGCGCGCGAAGCTGACCGCCACGCCGCAGGGCACGGCGCGCACGGACGAGGTGCGCAAGAAGCTGGAAGAGGAGCTGGACTCCCGCGAGCAGGCGTACACGCTGAGCCTGGTCGAGGCGGCGCTGAATGAGCGCCGGCCGGACGACGCGCGCACCCTCATCGCGGAGCTGCCGCAGGGCACGCGCTCGCTCTACGAGCAGAAGCTGGCGGACCTGGAGAACCAGCTGGCCAAGGAGGCGCAGCAGGCCGCGCGGCAGGCCGGCATCCGGCAGGCGGTGGCCGCGGAGAACGCCAAGCAGCGCCGCGCGGAGTTCGTGGCGGAGGCCTTCCAGGACGTGGAGCGCCGCTTCAACGGCGGGGACTTCCAGCGCGCGTCGCTGGAGGTGGACCGGGTGATGGACAAGTACCGCAACGAGGCGGACATCCAGGCCCGTGCGCGCAACCTGAAGAAGCTCATCCCCCAGTTCCGCTCCGCCTTCGAGGAGGGCCAGAAGAAGTACGAGAACAACGCGCTGGAGGCCTCCGTGAAGCCGCTGCGCCGCGCGGTGGAGGTGTACCGGCAGATCGGCTTCGCGGGCTCGCTGGGCGACACGCTGGACAACGAGCTGGCCTCCGCGTCGGTGGCGGCGGGGCAGGCGGCCTTCAAGCGCAAGGAGTACCCGCTGGCGGGCCGCAGCTTCCGCGAGGCGCTGCGCCTCAACCCGGGTGACTCGCGCGCCCGCGACGGCCTGGACGAGCTGCAGAAGAAGGTGGAGGAGCTGTACCTGTCGGCGTACATCTCGCGCGACCGCGACCCCGCCCTGGCGACGGAGCAGTTCAAGATCGTCATCGAGGCGTCCGCGGATGGCGCGGACGTGAAGCGCAAGGCGGAGATGGCGCTGAGCGAGCTGCAGAAGGCTGGCGGTTCGTAG
- a CDS encoding TldD/PmbA family protein codes for MNYEQLAKKVVQRAVKKGAKQAEAYLEVGRQSSVRVREGQIEDLTEATSKGLGIRVIVKDRLGFAYTSDFTPAGLERVVDLAVQLAEAAAPNKLNGLPGARDLGKRGDTGILFDPKVANLPGDWKINAALEAERAGRAQDTRVVTFDSVSAGDFVAEVYLASSEGASGGYSGTYVYLVAVPVASQDGQLQTGYWLDYKRFLDDLESPESIGREATKRAVRMLGAKPVKTQQVPVVFDPLVAASFVGNLSQAANGNAVYQQSSVLAPHLGKRLAGKHVTLVDDGLLPRGLATAPFDGEGVPTRRTPILDEGVLSGFLYDAFTARKAKARTTGNASRGYSALPGIGTTNLYLEKGTKTPEELIREVPQGLYVTALLGHGADPVSGDMSCGANGLWIENGELTHPVQEVTVAGHLLQMLKDVDAVGSDLQFRGGSVGAPTVRFRQLTVSGA; via the coding sequence GTGAACTACGAACAGCTCGCGAAGAAGGTCGTCCAGCGCGCCGTGAAGAAGGGCGCGAAGCAGGCGGAAGCCTATCTGGAGGTGGGCCGCCAGAGCAGCGTGCGCGTCCGCGAAGGGCAGATTGAGGACCTCACGGAGGCCACCAGCAAGGGCCTGGGCATCCGGGTCATCGTGAAGGACCGGCTGGGCTTCGCGTACACGTCCGACTTCACGCCCGCGGGCCTGGAGCGCGTGGTGGACCTGGCCGTGCAACTGGCGGAGGCCGCCGCGCCCAACAAGCTCAACGGCCTGCCCGGCGCGAGGGACCTGGGCAAGCGCGGGGACACCGGCATCCTCTTCGACCCCAAGGTCGCGAACCTGCCCGGGGACTGGAAGATCAACGCCGCGCTGGAGGCCGAGCGCGCGGGCCGGGCGCAGGACACGCGCGTCGTCACCTTCGACTCCGTGTCCGCGGGCGACTTCGTGGCGGAGGTGTACCTCGCGTCCAGCGAGGGCGCATCCGGCGGCTACTCCGGCACGTACGTGTACCTGGTCGCGGTGCCGGTGGCGTCCCAGGACGGGCAGCTCCAGACGGGCTACTGGCTGGACTACAAGCGCTTCCTGGACGACCTGGAGTCCCCTGAGTCCATCGGCCGCGAGGCCACGAAGCGCGCCGTGCGCATGCTGGGCGCGAAGCCGGTGAAGACGCAGCAGGTGCCCGTGGTGTTCGACCCGCTGGTGGCCGCGAGCTTCGTGGGCAATCTGTCCCAGGCCGCCAACGGCAACGCCGTGTACCAGCAGTCCAGCGTGCTCGCGCCCCACCTGGGCAAGCGGCTCGCGGGCAAGCACGTCACGCTGGTGGATGACGGCCTGTTGCCCCGGGGCCTGGCCACCGCGCCGTTCGATGGCGAGGGCGTCCCCACGCGCCGCACGCCCATCCTCGATGAGGGCGTGCTGTCCGGCTTCCTCTACGACGCCTTCACCGCGCGCAAGGCGAAGGCGCGCACCACGGGCAACGCGTCACGCGGCTACAGCGCGCTGCCGGGCATTGGCACCACCAACCTCTACCTGGAGAAGGGCACGAAGACGCCGGAGGAGCTGATCCGCGAAGTGCCCCAGGGCCTCTACGTCACCGCCCTCCTGGGCCACGGCGCGGATCCGGTGTCCGGGGACATGTCCTGCGGGGCCAACGGCCTTTGGATTGAAAACGGTGAGCTGACCCACCCGGTGCAGGAGGTGACGGTCGCGGGCCACCTCCTCCAGATGCTGAAGGACGTGGACGCGGTGGGCAGCGACCTCCAGTTCCGGGGCGGCAGCGTGGGCGCACCCACTGTCCGCTTCCGACAGCTCACCGTGTCGGGCGCGTAG
- a CDS encoding homoserine kinase, whose translation MAVYTTLPPEAFTQVADVWGLGAVRSITPIPQGSINTNHRLETDSGRVFVRHTTVRSPEDLRFEASLLDHLSRAHFPAPVLLVPPGPSPFLELHGGRISVFKWLAGEEYTRDRLTPEVLERLGAELGKLHRVTQSFGGTRANPYGPGLVKGWLEGLSRRPEPELVSVAAELERYLARVEAERQGLEPRGVIHADLFLDNVKWLGDRVGAFFDFEMACVDAYALDVAITLNAWCFEGSYQPERCQALLRGYQDARPLSDVEKRALYGHALYGAVRFTTSRIRDYHLSPLGADKLAPKDFRTYLSRARALNDMGPDGLRALVGA comes from the coding sequence ATGGCCGTCTACACGACACTTCCTCCCGAGGCCTTCACCCAGGTGGCGGATGTCTGGGGCCTGGGGGCGGTGCGCTCCATCACGCCGATTCCCCAGGGCTCCATCAACACCAACCACCGGCTGGAGACGGACTCAGGCCGCGTCTTCGTGCGCCACACGACGGTGCGCTCGCCGGAGGACCTGCGCTTCGAGGCGTCCCTCTTGGATCACCTGTCCCGCGCGCACTTCCCCGCGCCCGTGCTGCTGGTGCCGCCGGGGCCTTCCCCCTTCCTGGAGCTGCACGGCGGGCGGATCAGCGTCTTCAAGTGGCTGGCCGGCGAGGAGTACACCCGCGACCGCCTCACGCCGGAGGTGCTGGAGCGCCTGGGGGCCGAGCTGGGCAAGCTGCACCGGGTGACGCAGTCCTTCGGGGGCACGCGCGCGAACCCCTACGGCCCTGGCCTGGTGAAGGGCTGGCTGGAAGGCCTGTCGCGGCGGCCGGAGCCGGAGCTCGTCTCGGTGGCGGCGGAGCTGGAGCGGTACCTCGCGCGCGTGGAAGCCGAGCGCCAGGGACTGGAGCCCCGGGGCGTCATCCACGCGGACCTCTTCCTGGACAACGTGAAGTGGCTGGGCGACCGCGTGGGCGCCTTCTTCGACTTCGAGATGGCCTGCGTGGACGCGTACGCGCTGGACGTGGCCATCACCCTCAACGCGTGGTGCTTCGAGGGGAGCTACCAGCCCGAGCGGTGCCAGGCGCTCCTGCGTGGCTACCAGGACGCGCGGCCGCTGTCGGACGTGGAGAAGCGGGCGCTGTACGGCCACGCCCTCTACGGCGCGGTGCGCTTCACCACCAGCCGCATCCGCGACTACCACCTGTCCCCGCTGGGCGCGGACAAGCTCGCGCCCAAGGACTTCCGCACCTACCTGTCCCGCGCGCGGGCCCTGAATGACATGGGCCCGGACGGGCTGCGGGCGCTGGTGGGCGCCTGA
- a CDS encoding TIGR02266 family protein, whose amino-acid sequence MSEQKSGSELRTHGRAPIELKVDYKKLNSFFADYTKNISKGGTFIKTKKPLPIGTRFLFKLTVPHREAPFELLGEVVWSKADAEEPGMGIRFIYSSESQRVDFETLVERLMSDSLGSELTEKLLNKPLHPQHP is encoded by the coding sequence ATGTCCGAACAGAAGAGCGGATCCGAACTGCGCACCCACGGTCGTGCGCCCATCGAGCTGAAGGTCGACTACAAGAAGCTCAATTCGTTCTTCGCTGACTACACGAAGAACATCAGCAAGGGCGGCACGTTCATCAAGACGAAGAAGCCGCTGCCCATTGGCACGCGCTTCCTCTTCAAGCTGACGGTGCCGCACCGCGAGGCACCCTTCGAATTGCTGGGAGAGGTCGTCTGGTCCAAGGCCGACGCGGAGGAGCCCGGCATGGGCATCCGCTTCATCTACAGCAGCGAATCCCAGCGCGTGGACTTCGAGACGCTGGTGGAGCGGCTCATGTCGGACAGCCTGGGCTCCGAGCTGACCGAGAAGCTGCTCAACAAGCCCCTGCACCCCCAGCACCCATGA
- a CDS encoding TldD/PmbA family protein, with protein sequence MPRALASSRRARPAQLAPPAARQAAASPLLPPGLLERLLAEAMGRGADFAEVYVERTSTTAVVLEEQRIRSAQVGLVQGVGVRVIAGAKVGYAYSDDWDEAALLRAARTAAMIAQGGGSERAYPVKRVPVPSHYRVGQPLEDVAVARKTALLTRADKASRAFDSRIQQVNASYVDQTRRIAVANTTGRFSEDTQDQSRMSVHVVALGKNGERRTGMYGSGGRVSFSYWDGVTPESVAEEAARQAIATLGAVDCVAGPQTVVLAPGWSGILLHEAVGHGLEADFIRKGTSLFAGKLGEKVASELVTVIDDGTVSSARGSINIDDEGVPGERKVLIENGVLKGYLYDQLNAKLMNQRSTGSGRRESFKSLPLPRMTNTFLAPGDHAPEDILKEVKRGLYCATFGGGQVDISNGNFVFEVSEAYQIEDGKLGRPVKNAILIGVGPEALKNISRVGCDPMPDPGMGICVKDGQMLPVGVGLPTVRIDNVTVGGTKVG encoded by the coding sequence ATGCCCCGAGCCCTCGCGTCCTCCCGGCGCGCCCGTCCCGCCCAGCTCGCCCCCCCGGCCGCGAGACAGGCGGCCGCCTCCCCGCTCCTGCCCCCCGGTCTCCTGGAACGTCTGCTGGCGGAAGCCATGGGCCGGGGCGCGGACTTCGCGGAGGTGTACGTGGAGCGCACGTCCACCACCGCCGTGGTGCTGGAGGAACAGCGCATCCGCAGCGCGCAGGTGGGCCTGGTGCAGGGCGTGGGCGTGCGCGTGATTGCCGGGGCCAAGGTGGGCTACGCCTACTCCGACGACTGGGACGAGGCCGCGCTCCTGCGCGCCGCGCGCACCGCCGCGATGATTGCCCAGGGCGGCGGCTCCGAGCGCGCCTACCCCGTCAAGCGCGTCCCGGTGCCCAGCCATTACCGGGTCGGCCAGCCGCTGGAGGACGTGGCGGTGGCGCGCAAGACGGCGCTGCTCACCCGCGCGGATAAGGCATCCCGCGCCTTCGACTCGCGCATCCAGCAGGTGAACGCGTCCTACGTGGATCAGACGCGGAGGATCGCCGTGGCCAACACCACCGGGCGCTTCAGCGAGGACACGCAGGACCAGTCCCGCATGAGCGTGCACGTGGTGGCGCTGGGGAAGAACGGCGAGCGGCGCACCGGCATGTACGGCAGCGGCGGCCGGGTGTCCTTCAGCTACTGGGACGGCGTGACGCCGGAGTCCGTGGCGGAGGAGGCCGCGCGCCAGGCCATCGCCACGCTGGGCGCGGTGGACTGCGTGGCCGGCCCGCAGACGGTGGTGCTGGCGCCGGGCTGGAGCGGCATCCTCCTGCACGAAGCGGTGGGCCACGGCCTGGAGGCGGACTTCATCCGCAAGGGCACGTCGCTGTTCGCGGGCAAGCTGGGGGAGAAGGTGGCCTCGGAGCTGGTGACGGTCATCGACGACGGCACGGTGTCCAGCGCGCGCGGCTCCATCAACATCGACGACGAGGGCGTGCCCGGCGAGCGCAAGGTCCTCATCGAGAACGGCGTGCTCAAGGGCTACCTGTATGATCAGCTCAACGCGAAGCTGATGAACCAGCGCTCCACGGGCTCAGGCCGGCGGGAGTCGTTCAAGAGCCTGCCCCTGCCGCGCATGACGAACACCTTCCTGGCGCCCGGAGACCACGCGCCGGAGGACATCCTCAAGGAGGTGAAGCGCGGGCTGTACTGCGCCACCTTCGGCGGAGGCCAGGTGGACATCAGCAACGGCAACTTCGTCTTCGAGGTCAGCGAGGCCTACCAGATTGAGGACGGCAAGCTGGGCCGCCCGGTGAAGAACGCCATCCTGATTGGCGTGGGGCCGGAGGCGCTGAAGAACATCAGCCGCGTGGGCTGCGACCCGATGCCGGACCCCGGCATGGGCATCTGCGTGAAGGACGGGCAGATGCTGCCCGTGGGGGTGGGCCTGCCCACCGTGCGCATCGACAACGTCACCGTGGGCGGAACGAAGGTCGGCTGA
- a CDS encoding DUF192 domain-containing protein — translation MKARFTFILAALAFAGGACQEAPAAPPKPAAPAPARPRSKDVSAEDYVMPTLPRAHVRLKDAYGGVRRVEVEVAATGESRTRGLMWRKSLPAGQGMLFIFPDEEVRGFWMRNTLIPLDMLFITSEGRVVGIIENAEPRTLTNRTVGIPSQYVLEVPGGWCQKNGIVRGGTAEFEGVSTLPITP, via the coding sequence ATGAAGGCGCGCTTCACGTTCATCCTGGCGGCGCTGGCCTTCGCGGGCGGCGCGTGTCAGGAAGCGCCCGCCGCGCCTCCAAAGCCCGCCGCGCCCGCTCCGGCGCGTCCCCGGTCCAAGGATGTGTCGGCGGAGGACTACGTGATGCCGACCCTGCCGCGCGCGCACGTGCGGCTGAAGGATGCCTACGGTGGTGTGCGCCGCGTGGAGGTGGAGGTGGCCGCCACGGGCGAGTCGCGCACGCGCGGGCTCATGTGGCGCAAGTCGCTGCCGGCCGGGCAGGGCATGCTCTTCATCTTCCCGGATGAAGAGGTGCGCGGCTTCTGGATGCGCAACACGCTCATCCCGCTGGACATGTTGTTCATCACGTCCGAGGGCCGCGTCGTGGGCATCATCGAGAACGCGGAGCCGCGCACGCTGACGAACCGCACGGTGGGCATCCCCAGCCAGTACGTGCTGGAGGTGCCGGGCGGCTGGTGCCAGAAGAACGGCATCGTGCGCGGCGGCACGGCGGAGTTCGAGGGCGTGAGCACCCTCCCCATCACGCCGTGA
- a CDS encoding tetratricopeptide repeat protein, translated as METSGRGDWKRREGLGSALAQIGVVAVLLAAGVAWYVHRGQVRQEVDAHLRTARSAVLKGNPSDLAMAQQNLEALFALAPDSRDARALAADLQAELWLTHHQPGADAKAREQLERAETLGSRSGERYGARALLLVGAGQTAEANKLLEELKSQGASSPRLTLAQARLLQKEGRLSEARQAFARAAEGAWKDPRFSAAYGEALLDEGMFPQAVEAFARATTANPDHLLSRVTSALAQLYAGRPPDGVTALLEEVRSRGKELTPALQARMAVAQAEVSLAKGAPDEALTHVDAALKAWPEEHYALFTRGRALAVKRAPEARQAFEAAAAKRPTAPLLTLEGARLLQAQGDGEGALAMLDAYEKTFREVKTRTADGKELPALDRDDRYWLARGGVMEAAGRQDDALAAYDKALAARGVGLARAQYAKGALLLARKDFDGAKSLLTAVAPETGAGSMPEAYAALGELLFAQGEFAAGCQQHYFSLVRARAQGAPVEQLATRANDIKKRLETSGQPAMAKAWLTEAGPLFNGGNEPAAVTR; from the coding sequence ATGGAAACGTCGGGCCGCGGTGACTGGAAGCGTCGCGAGGGACTGGGCAGCGCCCTGGCCCAGATTGGCGTCGTCGCGGTGCTGCTGGCGGCGGGGGTCGCCTGGTACGTGCACCGGGGACAGGTGCGCCAGGAGGTGGACGCCCACCTGCGCACGGCGCGCTCCGCGGTGCTGAAGGGCAACCCCAGCGACCTGGCCATGGCGCAGCAGAACCTGGAGGCCCTCTTCGCGCTCGCGCCGGACTCGCGCGACGCGCGGGCGCTGGCCGCGGACCTCCAGGCGGAGCTGTGGCTCACCCATCACCAGCCCGGCGCGGACGCGAAGGCGCGCGAGCAGCTGGAGCGCGCGGAGACGCTGGGCTCGCGCTCCGGTGAGCGCTACGGCGCCCGGGCCCTGCTGCTCGTGGGCGCGGGGCAGACGGCGGAGGCGAACAAGCTGTTGGAGGAGCTCAAGTCCCAGGGCGCCAGCAGCCCCCGGCTGACGCTGGCCCAGGCGCGGCTGCTGCAGAAGGAGGGGCGCCTCTCGGAGGCCCGCCAGGCCTTCGCGCGCGCGGCGGAAGGGGCCTGGAAGGATCCGCGCTTCTCCGCGGCCTACGGTGAAGCGCTGCTCGACGAGGGGATGTTCCCCCAGGCCGTCGAGGCCTTCGCGCGCGCCACCACCGCGAATCCGGATCACCTGCTGTCGCGGGTGACGTCCGCCCTGGCGCAGCTGTACGCGGGGCGGCCTCCGGACGGCGTGACGGCGTTGCTGGAGGAGGTGCGCTCGCGCGGCAAGGAGCTGACGCCCGCGCTCCAGGCCCGCATGGCGGTGGCCCAGGCGGAGGTCTCCCTGGCGAAGGGCGCCCCGGATGAGGCACTCACCCACGTGGACGCGGCGCTGAAGGCCTGGCCGGAGGAGCACTACGCCCTCTTCACCCGCGGCCGTGCGCTCGCGGTGAAGCGCGCCCCGGAGGCCCGCCAGGCCTTCGAGGCGGCGGCGGCGAAGCGGCCCACCGCGCCGCTCCTGACGCTGGAGGGCGCGCGGCTGCTCCAGGCCCAGGGCGATGGCGAGGGCGCGCTGGCCATGCTGGACGCCTACGAGAAGACCTTCCGCGAGGTGAAGACGCGGACGGCGGACGGCAAGGAGCTGCCCGCGTTGGACCGGGACGACCGGTACTGGCTCGCGCGCGGCGGCGTGATGGAGGCGGCCGGCCGTCAGGACGACGCGCTCGCGGCCTACGACAAGGCGCTCGCGGCGCGCGGCGTGGGGCTGGCGCGAGCGCAGTACGCCAAGGGCGCGCTGCTGCTCGCGCGCAAGGACTTCGACGGCGCGAAGTCGCTGCTCACCGCCGTGGCCCCGGAGACGGGCGCGGGCAGCATGCCGGAGGCGTACGCGGCGCTGGGCGAGCTGCTCTTCGCCCAGGGCGAGTTCGCCGCCGGGTGCCAGCAGCACTACTTCTCGCTCGTGCGCGCCCGCGCCCAGGGCGCGCCCGTGGAGCAGCTGGCCACGCGCGCCAACGACATCAAGAAGCGCCTGGAGACCAGCGGCCAGCCCGCCATGGCCAAGGCCTGGCTCACGGAGGCGGGGCCGCTCTTCAACGGCGGCAATGAGCCCGCCGCGGTGACGCGCTAG
- a CDS encoding cyclic nucleotide-binding domain-containing protein, translating to MNESSLRELGMDLFEERQFERALAVFAEAVRRVPADHRSRMLASRCLAELGERERAVTAYHACAEGLLRRDYLLSAMAACKLALELSPNERRLKETLYRVHSRAARSAPGRAAVPPPLPPEHLYDGKVDTDLMGLVGEELSNRAIEVLAAPDTGGTADPQSRPPLPLFADLDRDAFFDLVGRMVWRTIKPEEVISREGEPDDHLHVIVAGKAEVTRKTDGEDRTLGFLGGGSIFGELALLTGAPPTASVTAVSDSEVFEIRREHLNAVAKSHPAVPQLLADFAQQRMMRNLMANSPLFQQLPESERGAFFQRFTFRALQPGEKVLVEGEYSQGLFLVLAGELTVQKEDPAGGMVTLGVLREGDVAGEISLLTGLRATATVSVTRKTAAGWLKREAFQELVKTFPNIRTYLEQLSDRRLKQIGEALRPLEIIDADDMMLEPETGAA from the coding sequence ATGAACGAGTCGTCGTTGCGTGAGCTGGGCATGGACCTGTTCGAGGAGCGCCAGTTCGAGCGCGCCCTCGCCGTCTTCGCGGAGGCCGTTCGCCGCGTGCCCGCGGACCACCGCTCGCGCATGCTGGCGTCCCGGTGCCTGGCGGAGCTGGGCGAGCGCGAGCGCGCCGTCACAGCGTACCACGCGTGCGCGGAGGGGCTCTTGCGCCGCGACTACCTCCTGAGCGCCATGGCCGCGTGCAAGCTGGCCCTGGAGCTGTCGCCGAACGAGCGCCGCCTGAAGGAGACGCTCTACCGCGTGCACTCGCGCGCCGCGCGCAGCGCCCCGGGCCGCGCCGCCGTGCCGCCGCCCCTGCCGCCGGAGCACCTGTACGACGGCAAGGTGGACACGGACCTGATGGGCCTCGTCGGCGAGGAGCTGTCCAACCGCGCCATCGAGGTGCTGGCCGCGCCGGACACCGGCGGCACCGCGGATCCGCAGAGCCGTCCGCCCCTGCCGCTGTTCGCGGACCTGGACCGGGACGCGTTCTTCGACCTGGTGGGGCGCATGGTGTGGCGCACCATCAAGCCGGAGGAGGTCATCAGCCGCGAGGGCGAGCCGGATGATCACCTGCACGTCATCGTCGCCGGCAAGGCGGAGGTGACGCGCAAGACGGACGGCGAGGACCGCACGCTGGGCTTCCTGGGCGGCGGCTCCATCTTCGGCGAGCTGGCGCTGCTCACGGGCGCGCCGCCCACCGCGTCGGTGACGGCGGTGTCGGACTCGGAAGTTTTTGAAATCCGCCGCGAGCACCTCAACGCGGTGGCGAAGAGCCACCCGGCGGTGCCGCAGCTGCTGGCGGACTTCGCGCAGCAGCGCATGATGCGCAACCTGATGGCGAACTCGCCCCTGTTCCAGCAGCTGCCGGAGTCGGAGCGGGGCGCGTTCTTCCAGCGCTTCACCTTCCGCGCGCTCCAGCCCGGCGAGAAGGTCCTGGTGGAGGGCGAGTACTCCCAGGGCCTCTTCCTGGTGCTGGCCGGCGAGCTGACGGTGCAGAAGGAGGACCCGGCGGGCGGCATGGTGACGCTGGGCGTGCTGCGCGAGGGCGACGTGGCGGGGGAGATTTCACTCCTCACGGGCCTGCGGGCCACGGCCACGGTGTCCGTGACGCGCAAGACGGCGGCGGGGTGGCTCAAGCGCGAGGCCTTCCAGGAGCTGGTGAAGACCTTCCCCAACATCCGCACGTACCTGGAGCAGCTGTCCGACCGCCGCCTGAAGCAGATTGGCGAAGCACTGCGCCCGCTCGAAATCATCGACGCGGACGACATGATGCTCGAGCCGGAGACCGGGGCCGCCTGA
- a CDS encoding nuclear transport factor 2 family protein, with amino-acid sequence MHKRFLALCAVFLLAACAPKRIPGTELEDTGDTRAILAVMEKYRSALENRDAKAIQALVSPKFRDDAGTPDDPTDDLNASNLEAHLQGLFTKLQNPKVDFNIRRVEFHEDEDVALAIYYWNASWRMPGLNARPQSDSELEQMVFQKVDGDWKIVSGI; translated from the coding sequence ATGCACAAACGCTTCCTCGCCCTCTGCGCCGTCTTCCTCCTGGCCGCGTGCGCCCCGAAGCGCATCCCCGGCACGGAGCTGGAAGACACCGGTGATACCCGCGCCATCCTCGCCGTGATGGAGAAGTACCGCTCCGCCCTGGAGAACCGCGACGCGAAGGCCATCCAGGCGCTGGTGTCCCCGAAGTTCCGCGACGACGCCGGCACCCCGGACGACCCGACGGACGACCTCAACGCGAGCAACCTGGAGGCCCACCTCCAGGGCCTCTTCACGAAGCTGCAGAACCCCAAGGTGGACTTCAACATCCGCCGCGTGGAGTTCCACGAGGACGAGGACGTCGCGCTCGCCATCTACTACTGGAACGCGTCCTGGCGCATGCCCGGCCTCAACGCCCGGCCCCAGTCGGACTCGGAGCTGGAGCAGATGGTGTTCCAGAAGGTCGACGGCGACTGGAAGATCGTCTCCGGCATCTAG